One genomic window of Nocardioides daphniae includes the following:
- a CDS encoding shikimate dehydrogenase, giving the protein MERTVCGVLGDPISHSLSPVLHRAGYAALGLPWTYDAHRVPSGSLPQFLAGLDGTWRGLSLTMPLKREAVALVADLSERARRSGAVNTVVLDGHEGSPTLWGDNTDIPGAVAAIRERSAGVLRTATILGGGATATSVGLALVEMGVEQIALLVRTPERARETVEVLTAGSDAPAVDVRLLSDPVAPSDVVVSTVPASAQHDDLVRSLAESPVLFDVVYDPWPTPLAAAATGVVVSGLDLLVHQAAVQFTHFTGQPAPLEAMRAAGESALAARTEQSRGDQP; this is encoded by the coding sequence ATGGAGCGCACTGTCTGCGGAGTGCTGGGCGACCCGATCTCCCACTCGCTCTCACCGGTCCTGCACCGCGCCGGGTACGCCGCCCTCGGGCTGCCCTGGACGTACGACGCCCACCGCGTCCCGTCCGGCTCCCTGCCGCAGTTCCTGGCCGGGCTGGACGGCACCTGGCGCGGCCTGTCGCTCACCATGCCGTTGAAGCGTGAGGCGGTCGCCCTGGTCGCTGACCTGAGCGAGCGCGCCCGCCGGTCGGGGGCGGTGAACACGGTCGTCCTCGACGGACACGAGGGGTCACCCACCCTCTGGGGCGACAACACCGACATCCCGGGGGCCGTGGCCGCGATCCGCGAGCGCAGTGCGGGTGTGCTGCGCACCGCCACCATCCTGGGGGGCGGCGCCACCGCCACCTCGGTCGGGCTGGCCCTGGTCGAGATGGGCGTCGAGCAGATTGCGCTCCTGGTCCGGACCCCCGAGCGTGCCCGGGAGACGGTGGAGGTCCTGACCGCCGGTTCTGACGCACCCGCGGTCGACGTACGGCTGCTCTCCGACCCGGTCGCGCCCTCGGACGTCGTGGTCTCCACCGTGCCGGCGTCGGCCCAGCACGATGACCTCGTCCGTTCCCTGGCTGAGAGTCCGGTCCTCTTCGACGTCGTCTACGACCCGTGGCCGACCCCGTTGGCCGCTGCTGCGACGGGGGTCGTCGTCTCTGGGCTCGACCTCCTGGTCCACCAAGCCGCCGTGCAGTTCACCCACTTCACCGGGCAGCCGGCTCCCCTCGAGGCGATGCGTGCTGCCGGAGAGTCCGCGCTGGCCGCGCGCACCGAGCAGTCCCGGGGAGACCAGCCGTGA